Proteins from one Mycobacterium sp. EPa45 genomic window:
- the car gene encoding carboxylic acid reductase, translating to MPTDTREARFEQRVADLYATDPQFAAAAPDPEVTAAADQPGLRLPDLIKTIFEGYADRPALGQRAVRFVRDAQTQRTTPELLPQFDTITYRQVWDRVQAVAGAWSAGPVTAGDRVAILGFTSVDYTVIDIALTQLGAVSVPLQTSAVVAQLQPIIAETEPVVVASSIDYLDDAVELVSAGPAPKRLVVFDFRPEIDDQRDALTAARERLDGVEVVTLADEIGRGAGASVAIADAGEDDPLALLIYTSGSTGAPKGAMYPAHKVADMWRAAAGHWDDSHGAFPSIVLSFMPMSHVMGRGALYGSLSSGGTVYFAARPDLSTFLEDLALTRPTQLNLVPRVWDMIHQEVQSEIDRSGAEKAQVFAEKRVSLLGGRFVSVMTGSAPIAPELKSWVEDFLDMHLVEGYGSTEAGAVFVDGVVRRPPVTDYKLVDVPELGYFGTDLPHPRGELLVKSTQLFPGYYKRPEITAAMFDEDGYYRTGDIVAETAADHLQYVDRRNNVLKLSQGEFVTVSKLEAAFGRSPVVHQIYLYGNSARPYLLAVVVPTAEAAAAHDATELKALIAESLQEVARGAGLQSYEIPRDFLIETTPFTIENGLLTGIRKLAWPRLKERYGSALEQLYVDLADGQADELRALRQSGADAPALETVTRAAGALLGAATADLQSDAHFTDLGGDSLSALTFANLLDEIFGVEVPVSVIVSPANDLQAIAGYIEAQRGSGSKRPTFASVHGAGATEAHALDLTLDRFVDGATLAAAPQLPGPASEIRTVLLTGATGFLGRYLALDWLERMNLVDGKVICLVRAKDDQAARARLDATFDSGDPKLLAHYRQLAAEHLEVIAGDKGEENLGLDPQTWQRLADTVDLIVDPAALVNHVLPYRELFGPNAVGTAELIRIALTTKQKPFIYVSTIGVGAGIAPGRFTEDGDIREISATRAVDDSYANGYGNSKWAGEVLLREANDLCGLPVSVFRCDMILADTTYGGQLNLPDMFTRMMLSLVATGIAPASFYELAADGNRQRAHYDGLPVEFIAEAISTLGSSVTEGFETYHVMNPYDDGIGLDEFVDWLIEAGYPIQRIADYGAWLQRFETAMRALPDRQRQGSLLPLLHNYQHPERPVRGSIAPTERFRAAVQDAKIGPDKDIPHVSSEIIVKYITDLQLLGLL from the coding sequence ATGCCGACTGATACTCGCGAAGCCCGTTTCGAGCAGCGCGTTGCCGATCTCTACGCGACCGACCCTCAGTTCGCCGCCGCCGCGCCCGACCCCGAGGTGACCGCGGCCGCCGATCAACCCGGCCTGCGCCTCCCCGACCTCATCAAGACCATCTTCGAGGGCTACGCCGACCGCCCCGCGCTCGGCCAGCGCGCCGTGCGATTCGTCCGGGACGCCCAGACGCAGCGCACCACCCCCGAACTGCTGCCGCAGTTCGACACGATCACCTACCGCCAAGTGTGGGATCGCGTCCAGGCGGTCGCCGGCGCCTGGTCCGCCGGTCCGGTCACCGCGGGCGACCGCGTCGCCATCCTCGGGTTCACCAGTGTCGACTACACCGTCATCGACATCGCCCTGACGCAACTGGGCGCGGTGTCCGTGCCGCTGCAGACCAGTGCTGTCGTCGCGCAACTGCAGCCGATCATCGCCGAGACCGAGCCGGTCGTCGTCGCGTCGAGCATCGACTACCTCGATGACGCGGTCGAGCTCGTGTCGGCCGGGCCGGCCCCGAAACGGTTGGTGGTCTTCGATTTCCGACCCGAGATCGACGACCAGCGTGACGCGCTGACCGCCGCCAGGGAGCGGCTAGACGGCGTCGAGGTGGTCACACTCGCCGACGAAATCGGCCGAGGCGCCGGCGCATCCGTCGCGATCGCCGACGCCGGCGAGGACGACCCGTTGGCCCTGTTGATCTACACCTCCGGCAGTACCGGCGCCCCGAAGGGCGCGATGTACCCGGCCCACAAGGTGGCCGACATGTGGCGCGCGGCCGCGGGACACTGGGACGACAGCCACGGCGCATTCCCGTCGATCGTGTTGAGCTTCATGCCGATGAGTCACGTGATGGGGCGCGGCGCTCTGTACGGGTCGCTCAGTTCCGGTGGCACAGTGTATTTCGCCGCCCGCCCCGATTTGTCGACATTCCTGGAAGATCTGGCACTGACCCGCCCGACCCAGCTGAACCTGGTGCCGCGGGTATGGGACATGATCCACCAAGAAGTCCAGAGCGAGATCGACCGCAGCGGCGCCGAGAAAGCACAGGTGTTCGCCGAGAAGCGGGTCAGCCTGTTGGGCGGCCGATTCGTCTCCGTGATGACCGGTTCGGCGCCGATCGCGCCCGAACTCAAATCGTGGGTCGAGGACTTCCTGGACATGCACCTGGTCGAGGGTTATGGATCCACCGAGGCTGGCGCGGTGTTCGTCGACGGCGTGGTGCGCCGCCCACCCGTCACCGACTACAAGCTGGTCGATGTTCCCGAGTTGGGCTACTTCGGCACCGACCTGCCGCACCCCCGGGGCGAGCTGCTGGTGAAGTCGACGCAGCTGTTCCCCGGCTACTACAAGCGGCCAGAGATCACCGCAGCGATGTTCGACGAGGACGGCTACTACCGCACCGGTGACATCGTCGCCGAGACCGCTGCCGACCATTTGCAGTACGTCGACCGGCGCAACAACGTTCTCAAGCTGTCGCAGGGTGAATTCGTCACGGTCTCCAAGCTCGAGGCCGCCTTCGGACGCAGCCCCGTCGTGCACCAGATTTACCTGTACGGCAACAGCGCTCGGCCCTACCTGCTGGCCGTCGTCGTACCGACCGCTGAGGCCGCCGCCGCCCACGATGCGACGGAACTCAAGGCGCTGATCGCCGAGTCGCTGCAGGAGGTGGCCCGCGGCGCCGGATTGCAGTCCTATGAGATTCCACGGGACTTCCTCATCGAGACAACGCCTTTCACGATAGAAAACGGACTTCTGACCGGTATCCGCAAGCTCGCATGGCCCCGGCTGAAGGAACGCTACGGGTCGGCACTCGAGCAGTTGTATGTCGATCTGGCCGACGGGCAGGCCGATGAACTGCGGGCGCTGCGGCAGAGCGGCGCCGATGCACCAGCGCTGGAGACCGTCACCCGCGCCGCCGGCGCGCTGCTGGGGGCGGCGACAGCAGACCTGCAATCCGATGCCCACTTCACCGATCTCGGCGGAGACTCGCTGTCGGCGTTGACATTCGCCAATCTGCTCGACGAGATCTTCGGCGTCGAGGTCCCGGTGAGCGTGATCGTCAGCCCGGCCAACGACCTGCAGGCCATCGCCGGCTACATCGAGGCGCAGCGCGGCTCGGGAAGCAAGCGCCCGACGTTCGCCTCCGTACACGGCGCCGGGGCCACCGAAGCGCACGCCCTTGATCTCACGCTGGATCGCTTCGTCGACGGCGCCACCCTGGCCGCCGCGCCGCAGCTGCCCGGACCGGCCAGCGAGATCCGAACTGTATTACTCACCGGCGCAACCGGATTCCTCGGACGCTACCTGGCGCTGGACTGGCTGGAGCGGATGAACCTGGTCGACGGCAAGGTTATCTGCCTGGTACGCGCGAAGGACGACCAGGCCGCGCGCGCCCGCCTGGACGCCACGTTCGACAGTGGTGACCCCAAGCTGCTGGCGCACTACCGGCAGTTGGCCGCCGAGCATCTCGAGGTGATCGCCGGCGACAAGGGCGAGGAGAACCTCGGTCTGGACCCGCAGACCTGGCAGCGACTGGCCGACACCGTCGACCTGATCGTCGATCCGGCCGCACTGGTCAACCACGTGCTGCCCTATCGGGAGCTGTTCGGGCCCAACGCTGTTGGTACCGCTGAACTCATCCGGATCGCTTTGACCACCAAGCAGAAGCCGTTCATCTACGTGTCGACGATCGGCGTGGGCGCCGGCATCGCGCCGGGGCGATTCACCGAGGACGGTGACATCCGCGAGATCAGCGCGACCCGGGCGGTCGACGACTCGTACGCCAATGGTTACGGCAACAGCAAATGGGCCGGCGAGGTGCTGCTCCGTGAGGCCAACGACCTGTGCGGTCTGCCGGTCTCGGTGTTCCGCTGCGACATGATTCTGGCCGACACCACTTACGGCGGACAGCTCAACCTGCCCGACATGTTCACCCGCATGATGCTGAGCCTGGTGGCCACTGGAATCGCCCCGGCGTCGTTCTACGAGCTCGCCGCCGACGGCAACCGCCAGCGCGCCCACTACGACGGTCTCCCAGTTGAATTCATTGCCGAGGCGATCTCCACGCTGGGTTCGTCGGTGACCGAAGGGTTCGAGACCTACCACGTCATGAACCCCTACGACGACGGCATCGGACTCGACGAGTTCGTCGACTGGCTGATCGAGGCCGGCTACCCGATCCAGCGGATCGCCGACTACGGCGCATGGCTGCAGCGGTTCGAGACGGCGATGCGCGCTCTGCCCGACCGCCAGCGCCAGGGCTCGCTGCTGCCGCTGCTGCACAACTATCAGCACCCGGAGCGGCCGGTCCGCGGATCGATCGCCCCGACCGAGCGGTTCCGCGCCGCGGTTCAAGACGCGAAAATCGGTCCGGACAAAGACATTCCGCATGTGTCGTCGGAGATCATCGTCAAGTACATCACCGACTTGCAGCTGCTGGGCCTGCTGTAA
- a CDS encoding gamma-aminobutyraldehyde dehydrogenase — protein sequence MVRNFIDGELVDSVSGATMPIVDPSTGEKYGTAPVSNEQDIDNAYAAASRAFTDWKLTTPSQRQKALLGFADDVERAAADLVAAEGRNTGKPNHVTLAEEIPPMVDQIRFFAGAARILEGKSAGEYMADHTSWIRREPVGVIGQVAPWNYPMMMAIWKFCPAIAAGNTVVLKPSDTTPVTTVMLAEIAAQHFGPGVLNVVCGDRVTGAGVVAHPTPQMVSITGSVAAGRAVAVSAGGHLKRTHLELGGKAPVIVFDDADIAIAAAGIATAGYFNAGQDCTAATRVLASAAVAEDLTAALAEQARGAATTFGRAADDEDAWVPPVNNTNQLDRVLGFLSDVPAHATVAAGGNRQGDRGFYVEPTVIGGLRQDDRHVREEIFGPVITVQSFADEDEAIRLANGTEYGLASSVWTRDVSRAIRVSNALDFGCVWINTHIPLVAEMPHGGFKASGHGKDLSMYGFEDYTRIKHVMAYTG from the coding sequence ATGGTCCGCAATTTCATTGACGGCGAGCTCGTCGACTCAGTGAGCGGGGCGACGATGCCGATCGTCGACCCGTCTACTGGCGAAAAATACGGCACCGCACCCGTTTCCAACGAACAGGACATCGACAACGCGTACGCCGCGGCGAGCCGGGCGTTCACCGACTGGAAGCTCACCACACCGTCACAGCGGCAGAAGGCGCTACTGGGGTTCGCCGACGACGTGGAGAGAGCGGCCGCTGACCTGGTGGCCGCCGAGGGCCGCAACACCGGTAAGCCCAATCACGTCACGCTGGCCGAGGAAATCCCTCCGATGGTCGACCAGATCAGGTTCTTTGCCGGTGCGGCAAGGATTTTGGAAGGAAAGTCGGCCGGTGAGTACATGGCCGACCACACGTCGTGGATCCGCCGTGAGCCGGTCGGGGTGATCGGTCAGGTCGCGCCCTGGAACTACCCGATGATGATGGCGATCTGGAAGTTCTGCCCGGCCATCGCCGCGGGCAACACCGTCGTCCTCAAGCCGAGTGACACCACCCCGGTCACCACCGTGATGCTGGCCGAGATCGCCGCACAGCACTTCGGGCCCGGTGTGCTCAATGTCGTCTGCGGGGATCGGGTGACCGGCGCGGGCGTCGTGGCGCATCCGACTCCGCAGATGGTGTCGATCACCGGATCGGTCGCCGCGGGCCGTGCGGTCGCGGTCAGCGCCGGCGGGCATCTCAAACGCACTCACCTCGAACTCGGCGGTAAGGCACCGGTGATCGTGTTCGACGACGCCGATATCGCCATCGCCGCAGCCGGAATCGCGACGGCCGGTTACTTCAACGCCGGTCAGGACTGCACCGCGGCGACCCGGGTACTGGCCAGTGCCGCCGTCGCCGAGGACCTCACCGCCGCATTGGCCGAGCAGGCCAGGGGCGCGGCCACCACCTTCGGCCGGGCCGCCGACGACGAGGATGCCTGGGTGCCGCCGGTGAACAACACCAATCAACTCGATCGGGTGCTGGGCTTCTTGTCCGACGTGCCGGCGCACGCGACAGTGGCGGCTGGCGGAAATCGCCAGGGCGACAGAGGTTTCTACGTAGAGCCGACCGTGATCGGTGGCCTGCGCCAGGATGACCGGCATGTCCGGGAGGAGATCTTCGGCCCGGTGATCACCGTGCAGTCGTTCGCCGACGAGGACGAGGCCATCCGCTTGGCCAACGGCACCGAGTACGGTCTGGCCTCCTCGGTGTGGACCCGCGACGTGTCGCGGGCGATCCGCGTGTCCAACGCGCTGGACTTCGGCTGCGTGTGGATCAACACTCACATTCCACTTGTCGCCGAGATGCCGCACGGCGGCTTCAAGGCCTCGGGACACGGAAAAGATCTGTCAATGTACGGGTTCGAGGACTACACCCGCATCAAGCACGTGATGGCTTACACGGGCTGA
- the gabT gene encoding 4-aminobutyrate--2-oxoglutarate transaminase gives MTTLEQSRKLVTEIPGPGSVELSKRRVAAVSHGVGVTMPVYTARAGGGIIEDVDGNRLIDLGSGIAVTTIGNASPRVVEAVQAQVADFTHTCFMVTPYEEYIAVAEHLNRLTPGSYEKRSALFNSGSEAVENAIKIARSYTRKTAVVAFDHAYHGRTNLTMALTAKSMPYKSGFGPFAPEIYRAPLSYPFRDGLIDKEWATDGELAAERALNIIDKQIGAANLAAVIIEPIQGEGGFIVPAPGFLPALRAWCSDNNVVFIADEVQTGFARTGTMFACEDEGIEPDLIVTAKGIADGLPLSAVTGRAEIMDAPHVSGLGGTYGGNPLACAAALATIETIELDGLVDRAKQIEALMKDKLGRMQADDDRIGDVRGRGAMIAVELVKSGTAEPDPELAKTLAARAHAQGVVVLTCGTYGNVLRFLPPLAISDELLVEGLDVLAEILAAL, from the coding sequence GTGACCACTCTCGAGCAGAGCCGCAAACTCGTCACCGAGATCCCGGGCCCCGGGTCCGTCGAACTGAGCAAGCGCAGGGTCGCGGCGGTGTCGCACGGCGTCGGTGTCACGATGCCCGTCTACACGGCGCGGGCAGGCGGCGGGATCATTGAGGACGTCGACGGTAACCGGCTGATCGACCTGGGCTCGGGCATCGCGGTGACGACGATCGGTAACGCCTCACCACGCGTGGTCGAGGCGGTGCAGGCCCAAGTCGCCGACTTCACCCACACGTGCTTCATGGTGACGCCCTACGAGGAGTACATCGCCGTCGCGGAGCACCTCAACCGGCTCACCCCGGGGTCCTACGAGAAGCGCTCGGCACTGTTCAATTCCGGGTCCGAAGCGGTGGAGAACGCGATCAAGATCGCCCGCTCGTATACCCGCAAGACCGCGGTGGTGGCCTTCGACCACGCCTACCATGGGCGCACCAACCTGACGATGGCGCTGACCGCCAAGTCGATGCCCTACAAGAGCGGGTTCGGACCGTTCGCCCCGGAGATCTACCGCGCCCCCCTCTCCTATCCCTTCCGCGACGGCCTGATCGACAAGGAGTGGGCCACCGACGGCGAGCTGGCCGCCGAGCGGGCGCTGAACATCATCGACAAGCAGATCGGCGCGGCCAACCTCGCCGCGGTGATCATCGAGCCGATCCAGGGCGAGGGTGGGTTCATCGTTCCCGCGCCGGGCTTCCTGCCTGCGCTGCGGGCCTGGTGTTCGGACAACAACGTGGTGTTCATCGCCGACGAGGTGCAGACCGGATTCGCCCGCACCGGAACGATGTTCGCGTGCGAGGACGAGGGCATCGAGCCGGACCTGATCGTGACGGCCAAGGGCATCGCCGACGGTCTGCCGCTGTCGGCGGTGACCGGGCGCGCCGAGATCATGGACGCTCCGCATGTCAGCGGTCTCGGCGGCACCTATGGCGGCAATCCGTTGGCGTGTGCGGCCGCGCTGGCGACCATCGAGACCATCGAGCTCGACGGGCTGGTGGATCGGGCCAAGCAGATCGAAGCGCTGATGAAAGACAAGCTCGGTCGGATGCAGGCCGACGACGACCGCATCGGTGATGTGCGCGGCCGCGGTGCGATGATCGCCGTCGAGTTGGTGAAATCGGGTACCGCAGAACCGGATCCGGAGCTGGCCAAGACACTGGCGGCCAGGGCGCACGCCCAGGGTGTGGTGGTGTTGACGTGTGGCACCTACGGAAACGTGCTGCGGTTCCTGCCGCCGCTGGCCATCAGCGACGAGCTCTTGGTCGAGGGCCTCGACGTGCTGGCCGAGATTCTCGCCGCACTCTGA
- a CDS encoding nitroreductase family protein, producing MDLIDALRSTGSVREFTDEPVEDAVLARILDTARFAPSGANAQAWRLVVVKDPVIRGGLRDLYRQPWVDYLTLTAAGLRPWSPVNDAAAEAAALAAGTGQTEEAAVGGFAAHLDEVPVLLALFADLSQLAAVDRDLDRYSLAGGASVYPFAWSILLAARAEGLGGVLTTMLIREEDEVKRLLGAEGPLVLAAVIALGHPVRQVRRLTRQPVAAFATVDRLDGAPFPAISAD from the coding sequence ATGGACCTGATCGACGCCCTGCGCAGCACCGGGTCGGTGCGCGAATTCACCGACGAGCCGGTCGAGGACGCGGTACTCGCGCGGATTCTGGACACCGCACGGTTCGCCCCCAGCGGGGCCAATGCCCAGGCCTGGCGCCTGGTCGTGGTCAAGGATCCGGTGATTCGGGGCGGTCTGCGCGATCTGTATCGCCAGCCCTGGGTCGATTACCTGACGCTGACCGCGGCCGGGCTGCGGCCGTGGTCGCCGGTCAACGACGCCGCGGCGGAGGCGGCCGCCCTGGCTGCCGGAACCGGACAGACCGAGGAGGCGGCGGTTGGCGGATTCGCCGCCCACCTCGACGAGGTTCCGGTTCTACTGGCGCTGTTCGCCGACCTGTCGCAGCTTGCGGCCGTGGACCGCGATCTCGACCGGTACTCGCTGGCCGGTGGCGCGTCGGTCTACCCGTTCGCGTGGAGCATCCTGCTGGCGGCCCGTGCCGAAGGACTTGGCGGCGTGCTGACGACGATGCTGATCAGAGAAGAAGACGAGGTCAAACGGCTGCTGGGCGCCGAAGGTCCGCTGGTGCTGGCGGCGGTGATCGCGCTGGGGCACCCCGTGCGCCAGGTTCGTCGACTCACCCGCCAGCCGGTGGCGGCATTCGCCACCGTCGACCGGCTCGACGGCGCGCCATTCCCAGCGATCAGCGCCGACTGA
- the yajC gene encoding preprotein translocase subunit YajC, producing MDLLVFLPLIIIMGAFMYFASRRQRKAMQATIDLHESLTIGDRVHTTSGLQATITGITDDTVDLEIAPGVVTTWMKLAIRDRIEDEVDDTDADEVGGATELTESDADRLTKD from the coding sequence ATGGACCTGCTCGTCTTCCTGCCCCTGATCATCATCATGGGCGCATTCATGTATTTCGCCTCCCGGCGCCAGCGCAAGGCCATGCAGGCCACCATCGACCTGCACGAGTCCTTGACCATCGGAGACCGGGTGCACACCACCTCCGGCCTGCAGGCCACGATCACCGGGATCACCGACGACACCGTCGACCTGGAGATCGCCCCCGGCGTCGTGACCACCTGGATGAAGCTGGCCATCCGCGACCGCATCGAGGACGAGGTCGACGACACCGACGCCGATGAGGTCGGTGGAGCCACCGAGCTCACCGAGTCCGACGCGGACCGCCTCACCAAAGACTGA
- the secD gene encoding protein translocase subunit SecD — protein MASSSAPVHPYRWLALFLVLLIGVYLLVFLTGDKRTTPKLGIDLQGGTRVTLTARTPDGSRPTRDALNQAQQIIGARVNGLGVSGSEVVIDGDNLVITVPGNDGNEARNLGQTARLFIRPVIGQPIPVEAIKQQMQAAAPGGAGPGGPVPAPAPGAPAPAPAAGEPVAPPPAAPAPQPRPYPEEPAPSPTPAPPAPAPGPGQPPTAAPAPPAPGQPAPPDPRKDLAARISFEKQLRQSTNQNLLLIAVQYMAGKCDQPDILAGNDDPNLPLVACSQDRKYIYVLDKSIISGDQIKDATSGLDQQSGAYVVNVEFKDQAATTWADFTAANIGTQTAFTLDSQVVSAPQIREAIPGGRTQISGGNPPFTADTAKQLANVLKYGSLPLSFESSEAETVSATLGLASLRAGLIAGAIGLALVLLYSLLYYRVLGLLTALSLIASGAMVFGILVLLGRYINYTLDLAGIAGLIIGIGTTADSFVVFFERIKDEIREGRSFRSAVPRGWARARKTILSGNAVTFLAAAVLYFLAVGQVKGFAFTLGLTTILDVVVVFLVTWPMVYLASKSPTMAKPAFNGLGAVQQIARERRAAATATGRR, from the coding sequence GTGGCATCGTCTTCGGCGCCGGTGCATCCCTACCGCTGGCTGGCGCTGTTCCTGGTCCTGCTCATCGGGGTGTATCTGCTGGTCTTCCTCACCGGGGACAAGCGCACCACGCCCAAGCTGGGCATCGACCTGCAGGGCGGAACCCGCGTCACTCTGACGGCGCGCACCCCGGACGGATCCCGTCCCACCCGCGACGCGCTAAACCAGGCGCAGCAGATCATCGGCGCCCGCGTCAATGGCCTGGGGGTGTCGGGCTCCGAAGTCGTGATCGACGGGGACAACCTCGTCATCACCGTTCCCGGCAATGACGGCAACGAGGCCCGCAACCTGGGCCAGACCGCGCGGCTGTTCATCCGCCCGGTGATCGGCCAGCCGATCCCGGTCGAAGCCATCAAGCAGCAGATGCAGGCCGCCGCGCCCGGCGGCGCGGGGCCGGGAGGGCCGGTGCCCGCGCCGGCGCCCGGCGCGCCTGCACCGGCACCCGCGGCCGGTGAGCCGGTCGCCCCGCCACCCGCCGCACCCGCGCCGCAGCCGCGTCCGTACCCGGAAGAGCCGGCTCCCTCGCCGACCCCGGCTCCGCCCGCACCAGCCCCAGGCCCGGGCCAGCCGCCGACGGCGGCCCCGGCGCCACCCGCGCCCGGCCAGCCAGCCCCGCCGGACCCGCGCAAGGACCTGGCGGCGCGCATCAGTTTCGAGAAGCAGCTGCGGCAGAGCACCAACCAGAACCTGCTCCTGATCGCGGTGCAGTACATGGCGGGCAAGTGCGATCAGCCCGACATCCTGGCCGGTAACGACGACCCGAACCTTCCGCTGGTCGCGTGCTCGCAGGATCGCAAGTACATCTACGTCCTCGACAAGTCGATCATCAGTGGCGACCAGATCAAGGACGCGACGTCGGGCCTCGACCAGCAGAGCGGCGCCTACGTCGTCAACGTGGAGTTCAAGGACCAGGCCGCCACCACCTGGGCCGACTTCACCGCGGCCAACATCGGTACTCAGACGGCGTTCACGCTCGACTCCCAGGTGGTCAGCGCCCCACAGATCCGCGAAGCCATCCCCGGCGGGCGCACCCAGATCAGCGGCGGCAACCCGCCGTTCACCGCCGACACCGCGAAACAACTGGCCAACGTCCTCAAGTATGGATCGCTGCCGCTGTCATTCGAGTCCTCCGAGGCCGAAACAGTCTCGGCCACACTGGGATTGGCGTCGCTTCGCGCGGGCCTGATCGCGGGCGCCATCGGCTTGGCGCTGGTGCTGCTGTACTCGCTGCTCTACTACCGGGTGCTGGGACTGCTGACTGCGCTGTCGCTGATCGCCTCCGGCGCCATGGTGTTCGGCATCCTGGTGCTGCTCGGCAGATACATCAACTACACCCTCGACCTCGCCGGTATCGCGGGTCTGATCATCGGTATCGGCACGACCGCCGACTCGTTCGTGGTGTTCTTCGAACGCATCAAGGACGAGATCCGAGAGGGGCGTTCGTTCCGCTCGGCGGTGCCGCGCGGTTGGGCTCGCGCCCGTAAGACGATCCTGTCCGGCAACGCGGTCACCTTCCTGGCCGCCGCGGTGCTGTACTTCCTGGCCGTCGGGCAGGTGAAGGGCTTCGCGTTCACCCTGGGCCTGACGACGATCCTCGACGTCGTCGTGGTGTTCCTGGTGACCTGGCCGATGGTGTACCTGGCGTCGAAGTCGCCGACGATGGCCAAACCGGCATTCAACGGTCTCGGCGCGGTGCAGCAGATCGCCCGGGAACGTCGAGCCGCCGCCACCGCGACGGGACGGAGGTAA
- the secF gene encoding protein translocase subunit SecF, translated as MAEKTTDDTADAPASTAIEAPDLEAADSGAPRHGFFVRLYTGTGAFEVIGKRKLWYAISGLIVLACILSIALKGFTFGIDFQGGTKVSMPTAGQNGTATTQQVEDVFSKTLGRAPESVVLVGNGGSATVQIRSEALTNQQTEQLRNALFDAFKPKAGNGEPDKATISDSAVSETWGDQITKKALIALAVFLVLAAIYITLRYERYMAISALATLVFDLVVTAGVYSIVGFEVTPATVIGLLTILGFSLYDTVIVFDKVEENTHGFEHTTRRTFAEQANLAVNQTFMRSINTSLISVLPIVALIVVAVWLLGVGTLMDLALVQLVGVIVGTYSSIFFATPLLVTLRERTDLVRTHTRRVLNRRKPSGTASDVVTGGAADLAEAAGAVPAEAAIGGTPSVGNKPSPGARPARPGRPTGKRSPRGR; from the coding sequence ATGGCCGAGAAAACCACTGACGACACTGCAGACGCCCCGGCGTCCACCGCCATCGAGGCACCCGATCTGGAAGCCGCCGACAGCGGCGCGCCCAGGCACGGCTTCTTCGTCCGCCTCTACACCGGCACCGGCGCCTTCGAAGTCATCGGCAAGCGCAAGCTCTGGTACGCGATCAGCGGCCTGATCGTCCTGGCCTGCATCCTGTCCATCGCGCTGAAGGGCTTCACCTTCGGTATCGATTTCCAGGGTGGCACCAAGGTCTCGATGCCCACCGCCGGCCAGAACGGCACCGCCACCACCCAGCAGGTCGAAGACGTCTTCAGCAAGACGCTGGGCCGGGCACCGGAGTCCGTCGTGCTCGTCGGCAACGGTGGCTCGGCCACCGTGCAGATCCGCTCCGAGGCGCTGACCAATCAGCAGACCGAGCAGCTGCGGAACGCGCTGTTCGACGCCTTCAAGCCCAAGGCAGGCAACGGGGAGCCCGACAAGGCGACGATCAGCGACTCGGCGGTTTCGGAGACCTGGGGTGACCAGATCACCAAGAAGGCGCTGATCGCGCTCGCGGTGTTCCTCGTGCTCGCCGCCATCTACATCACCCTTCGCTACGAGCGGTACATGGCGATCTCGGCACTCGCGACGCTGGTGTTCGACCTCGTCGTCACGGCCGGGGTGTATTCGATCGTCGGATTCGAGGTCACACCGGCGACAGTGATCGGCCTGCTCACGATTCTGGGCTTCTCGCTCTATGACACGGTCATCGTGTTCGACAAGGTGGAAGAGAACACCCACGGCTTCGAGCACACGACCCGCCGAACGTTCGCCGAACAGGCCAACCTCGCGGTCAACCAGACGTTCATGCGATCGATCAACACCAGCCTCATCTCGGTGTTGCCGATCGTGGCGCTGATCGTGGTCGCGGTGTGGCTGCTCGGCGTCGGCACGCTGATGGACCTGGCGCTGGTGCAGCTGGTCGGTGTCATCGTCGGTACCTACTCGTCGATCTTCTTCGCGACCCCGCTGCTGGTGACGCTGCGTGAGCGCACGGATCTGGTGCGCACCCACACCCGCCGGGTGCTCAACCGCCGCAAGCCGTCCGGGACGGCCAGCGACGTGGTCACCGGCGGTGCCGCCGATTTGGCGGAGGCTGCCGGCGCGGTCCCGGCCGAAGCTGCCATAGGGGGCACGCCGAGCGTGGGCAACAAGCCCTCGCCGGGTGCCCGTCCGGCTCGTCCAGGCCGGCCGACGGGCAAACGCAGCCCCCGCGGGCGATAA